The genomic stretch AtgtatgaaagaaaaaaaataaattctggtCTTACATGTAGTAGTAAAAAGACATCATCATGAAAATTGGCTATTATTAATTTCTTCATAACCAGAAACTAAAATTTTGCAGAATGCACAACTCTGTAAGCAAATAAATATAAGGATCCATTTACAACATCACCAACATTTCAAAATTTGAAAGATAAACATAAACTCTCAAGGATACGCAGCAGGATTGAATGTTCGTAGAACATAAAATGAAGCTATCAGGATCAAAAACAGGTAGAGGGAGTTGTTATAAAAGATGGAGAAAGAGATGGCCTCTGTTTCAGCAACTTTGTTCTTTTTCCACAGGATCCTACAACACAAAAAAGCTTTCATAAGTAACACTGTCAGTACTGttactgtgcttttcaaaaacacgccaATTATGAAGTTCAAAAACCAACTAATGTTAGTGTTTTTCACTGCCATCAATCATGTTAGTGGATGTCTCAGGAAACTGGAGCTTACTCTAACGTGTTtgaaaggtcatggtttgtgatttgtgattggtgaatttcaatccgttttgtacatttctgtgtttcaaggttcgtcaattatgattgacagcagtgaaaaatgcaatattgtgaaggtggcttttgatcTTCAGAgtttgcgtgtttttgaaaagggTAGTAAAATGCTACTTTCTCAAGCCCTATTTTTTCAAGCCTTCTTATCATTCAAACCAAATCTGACTATCCTTCTCTGTGCAAACACTCAATAGACTCCCAATCTGATAATTCAACTCCACTTAAGTCACTACAGTGCTGTTTGGGAGACCGTAATAAATAGTTAAACATAGTTAAGTGCAGCTATGTAATCAGGATAACAAAGGATATGAGCAGTGCGGTGTGACTGATTTCAGTTTCCCTGCATTGTTGAAGGTGcaagttcttcttcttctgtttcAGACTTCACCCAACCGGTTTTAACCAGGTTGTAAGTGACAGCATCTTAAGTGGAGTTGGGAAAAATTACAACTTTGGCTCTGTTAAGATGGTGGAtctagaccttcagataagggggggggagggggccggtcatccagaccctgagataaggggggtggtctcaaaagaaattttttaggCCCAaagggcctcagtttggtccaacaataagggggggagggggcgggccctcccctggatccgctacTGTGCTACTATAATAACTACCCTTCAAATTAAGGCAGCAAAGAGAAGCAGACTTGATGCTGGAGGCCAGTTCCTGTGTGACTGAGTCAATATGCCATAAACGAGATGGACAACAAATAAAGACCCAGCTGTAATAGTATGTTAAAACATTCCTTTATCTTTTGCAGCCAAAGTGAAAAAAGTGGTTCTACATAAACATCAGTGCCTAGTTAATGGGAGAGTGGAAcatatgaattttcttttaTCATCCTATGTAATGAGGCAAATTCAAAAGACAAGGTGTTGAGCACAAGTCTTTCCGTCCactacaaaaaaagaaaatgctgtAACGTTGTTGTCCACAGGAGTGACCATTACATCTTCGTGTAAATAAGTATTGTGTTTGTCTTCTAAACAAAGTGTGCTATTCCTTCATTGTAATCATAAAtaccgagaaaataaaaatcatgaTCATCCCAACCTTTCATCCTTTTCTTGGCGGGTCAGTTTCTTGTTAGAATCCAACTCCATGCTAACTTCTTTGGTCACTGAAGCATCACGACGCTGTGCAATCCTGAAATAATATAGTATCATACAGTCAGTGGAATAAAGTATGCATGAGAGGCTCTGGCAACTGGCTAAAGTCATTATCTAGTCATCATCCAAGTGCCCACTACtcacaaaaacgtttttctatTTCTCAACAGTCCATTTGAAGAAACAACATATGgtctaaaataaagaaatggtGGGTGATCTCATGGctatattattttcattatcacTCAATGTGAGCTGACATACACTCAGCTGGGTTCccaaaaattaaacaagtttATGTCTAGGGAGGCCCCAAGCCTCCTCcaacttcccaaaattttaaGTTGTCTTATACTTTCTGCAAAGGCGGTCACCTTGCCGTTTCCCAAGGGTGACTGTTGTACACAAGATTGACtgtatatgaaaaagaaccttggTATAATGGAACCTCGTTATTGGGAAGAAATTTTGCCATTCCCTTACTTTTCATTATCTCGAAGCTCCACTGTAATTGgttttaatcaattttaatcaattttttctCCTTGTGCTTCAAAAATCCTGGAGACGACTGGGAATAAgcaaatgaagaaagaaaagaactaatgtatgaaataaaaacaacttgCATCTTATAGCATGTAACTCGCTATATATAAGTAAGACTCTTACCTATATATGGAAAGTTACATGCTCTGAGATGtgagttgttttttatttcatacaTAGAACAGCAGGAACTAAGTTACACATTACACCTTTGCATTGAAAAGAccctttctcttttttgttaaaaaaacattcaaCCTTGAAAGACTTAGGCCCAATTCAGATGCTATTCTTTTCATgggccgaacctaatacatcaAATCAAGTACGTGAAAAGATCAGCACCTGAATCAATTCGGAATGCCTATTTCAATTTCTAagggctcagccgttctttgcGCCTTGCCCGGCCGGGAATTTTGACTGTGGAACAACTTTGGAAATATGGCTTTGATTaagatgaaaaactttttaccAACCTAATGCATCATTATAATAACTATTTTGCAGGCAGTTTGACCAAagtgagcatttttctcctacTGAAATTAGTTcagctggaattaagatcggcgtctgaatcaaatcAGGCGGTCTAAATAGTTTGGGTCAGCCTAAATTCGAATCAGGTTCAGCTCataaaaagttcggcgtctgaaccaggccttaggCCATCCCAATTTAATGCTTTGTTTCCCATTgcccgaccgacccattttttttgaaaagtaaaaaaaaaaattccagaatcacttgtaaagaagcaagtactttaatttaaaaGCACACAATCTTGTCTTATCAACaccaattgtcttaaattatcatcgatacttcgtttttgtatcctttttagacatttgatagtcctgttaatatacatcttttaccatctgattatatGCTGACTAAATGtgagatttaatatgcaatcatgtgttcatttttttttttttttgacccaCTTTCACGGGAGggagggcgatgggaaacgaaacattttattgggatggcctTATTAATTAATTTCGCAAAAATATCAGAAATAAACCTTTACAAAAGTATTGATCAGCTATATTACTGACATCAAATACGTCactaatgaaacaaaataaccGTCCAGTGAATAACAGCAACGTAATTATCCAGAAGTGGTTTACCAAATAGTTACGTCATACTTTCAACTCTGCTTTGTATTGAACTACCGTATTAAGTTTATAGTGGTAGTCCACTTACTTGTGTTTGAGTTGAAATTTCACATTCTTGTATGCAAACGCTACAAGCCACGTACTGATCAAGGTCATTACAACGAACATGATGCCAGAGGAATAGGGATCCATCTGGTGAATCCTCCAAAACAGCCCTGAAACAGTAAACCATCAAAAAAACATGGGTCGATCGAACAAAGAATCAAACACATGTGATTATTTCAACGCTGAAATATAACGTAGAAAAGATATACTTACACAAGGGGATGGCCGATACGAAGAAAGCATTAGCATAGAACAAAGCAGAAGATTTTGTGGAGACGGTTCTGCTGAAATTTTGCAGTAAAATTTCGTCTTCCTTTGTAAGTTTCTTGCCGCCCGCCATCTTGAATGAGTTGGCACGGAAAAAGAACGTGGACGCGTGGGACCGGGCACTAAATAAAAACCTACTAAAtatataggccattttacagttatggatggaagcgagggtgagggtgaccttgttttgatacaaaccttctttgctttgttatggaaattgttcttgaaaaatactggtaagcataagaataacttgatttacataataaaacaGGAAGGTttctatcaaaacaaggtcaccctcagcctcgcttccatccataactgtaaaatggcctattttagTCTCCCTCGGCACCAAGAGAGGAAAAAATCCTTTCTTGTTGGCTCTtatttggggggtggggggggaggcGGGGGGCACCTATTCGAAGCTGGGCGATTATTAAATTTTCTCCATTTCCAGCAAGTGTAGtaagtttattttgcaacaaaacaataaatggtaaaatCAAAACGCAAAGATGTATCAAAGCAAGTTTTCCGGTAAAAttaaatactctgaagaaagcTCCGTACTTCGTCTACTTCGGGGAAGTCTTTTATTAGTACCTATTCAATTTTGGGGGTGGGGtgagggtgggcgcttattaactttttctgcctttaggatgggcacttattcgaggtgggtgctaactcg from Porites lutea chromosome 1, jaPorLute2.1, whole genome shotgun sequence encodes the following:
- the LOC140936799 gene encoding translocon-associated protein subunit gamma-like; protein product: MAGGKKLTKEDEILLQNFSRTVSTKSSALFYANAFFVSAIPLWLFWRIHQMDPYSSGIMFVVMTLISTWLVAFAYKNVKFQLKHKIAQRRDASVTKEVSMELDSNKKLTRQEKDERILWKKNKVAETEAISFSIFYNNSLYLFLILIASFYVLRTFNPAANYLLSTALAGGVLALLSTGSSA